tgctGCTGGCTCTGTATCAGCTTCTAGTTTCTGCTTCTTttccttctttttcttcttcttctctttcttctcttctcccgACAGAGTGGAAGGAGCAGAGGGTGCTGCTGCATCACTGTCACTGTCTTCGCGCTTCCTCTGAAAGACGGTGACAATGTTTAGTCCATCTCATTGTGCACATAAGTTCATACATGGAATAAACTATACCTTCTTTGGAGTGTGTCCCAATACtgatcaatatcaaatcaatcaatGCCAGAGTATCAACTCATGTAAGCATACCTTTGCTTCACCATTTCCGTCAGCCTTGGATTTGGACGCACTGAAAAGGAGAAGGCAACATATCACTTTTTGTATTAGACTCATTCCTTAAGAACGATTAACAAAATGCACCTACACGCACAAACTACTAAACAACGGTTGACAAACACTTGGATTGCAAGTTACCACACATGAGTGGAAATTAGTAGCTATGAATGTTCACACAGCTCAGCTGCCAGCCAGGCAGAATGCATTACCAGATCTCTGCTGAGCTATGAGAGTTGATGTTGCAGACTGACTCCCTCAGAGACCACAGGGCAGACCAGAAAGGGATAACTGTCTGCTGACTAGATTCACAACATGCATACCAAACTGCTCCATCAAGGCCCCTACCAGACTGGTTTCACACCTGTAATCTACGTAGCCCTCCTTCCAGTTCGATGGAGTGCTGCCGTTGGCTTTGCCATGTTTGTCCAGTAGACCCTTCTGGATCATCATCTTCTTCTGGCTGGCCTGTTCATTACAAATCAGAGTTTGAATCTTCCTGATACAGGACTAAAAGCATAAATTGTTATAGTCCCGTGTGGCTCACACATCAGGGTCGTGGGTTTGagtcccacgggggaccagtatgcACTCAccactgtaagtcactctggataagagcagcTGCTAAATAGACATATGTAAATGAGTAGACAACCAATAGTTTGCACATGAGACACTACCTTTGGGCCTAAGCCCCACTTGCGGGGATAGGTGTCTCGTTCCATGATGACTCTCTTGATCTTGGCCACCACCCCATGGTCACATGTGGAGATCACTGCAGTCGTCATGAGGGCAGTCGCTGGAAAATTGAAAGGAAACAAACTTGAGATGGGAACATAAATATGCATATGGACAAATTTGGTTTTTCAAAGCCATCAGTCAAGGGTGATAGATAATAGGTCATCTTTGCACATAGTGCTAATGCCATCTACGAGATCATCATGTGGCCTTATGAAAAACCATCTGCTTAGCAGAACAGCATACTTCTATTGCTCACCTATACAAATGGCCTCTCCTTTGGTCGTTATAACCACAATATCCTGGTTGATCTCAATGCCATCCTCATATCGCAGGACACCAGGCAGCATGATCTTTGCGCCATAGCAGATCGCATTCACCTGGGGAGAAAATCATACAACTCATTCAAAGACCTGTTCAGTCCTCTACACGGGGTCACGCTTGGAAAATGACAGTGACTGTCAATTAAGAGTCAGAAAACAAAAACTCACTGCACTGTCTTTCATGACCAGACGCTTGTGAGATATTAGAAGCTTTTCCAGTGGGTAGATGACTCTGCGAAGGTACGTCTCGTCCTTGTTGTGGTCATACTGCCATTGAGCATCTAGCACATCGTGCATGGTCACCAAATTGTCCTGCAGAGAACACATTCCAACATCAAACGAGTTCAAAATATATGACGCATTAAGCAGAACATAGGCCTAAGTATCAACATTCCCATAACATGTTGGCTAGAGTGGAATCAAGTGGCTGGCATGTCCACTTTCTATTCAGAGCCACTCTATGCCATTTCTGTGCCAAAGAATAATTACCAGGACTGGGGAGAGACCCAGAACCGAACTCAACACTTTGGACCGTACAATGTAACCAGACAAATCACAGCCAAAGGAGTATGAAAGAGGTACGAGACTCACCCTCTCTCCCAGAACACCAGAGCGAACTCTCCTCAGCTCCTGCATCTGACCACCAACACCCAGGAGGAGCCCCAGGTGGACACACAGGGTCCTGATGTAGGTCCCAGCCTCACAGCTCACCCAGAAAATACCTGCAACAAACAATACAGTTAGATTAGCATTACTGACCAAGATTTTTAACTTCCGCATAGGGAAATAAATAATTGGATTCCTCACCTAATCTCCTCTCTGGGTCATACTCAATGAGTTTGCTTTCATAAACGGTCCTAACTCTCAACTGCCGCTTAACAGCTGCGATGAGTGGTGGTCGCTGGAACAAAGCTCCTGTAAGGGTTTCAATACCCTAAAGAAAAAAAGCACAGGATTACCCACAATGTCACACAACACTGGTATAACACCAATTTCTTTACTAATGTGTGATCAGGTGTGTCAACTCGTCTTGGTTATCGCAGGGCCCTCCAGTCCTGCCCCTTTCTCCACCACAAGCTTCCCCAGTAGAACACTGAGGTGGCAAGAGTGGCTAAAACAGGCATGAGCACCACAGAGAAAGTAGGACCCTAGCAAGCACTCAGAGAATGGATAAACACGTTCATCATCTCACATCCATGTCAAGAGGCAGTAACTACGTATTAAAAAAGCAGTCACCAATTTATTGGCATACCTTTACAGTTAAATTACAAACTCCGAACCATGCTAAGAGTAAAAACTGCATTAACAAGAGAACTCACCCTAGCAAGTGTGTGCTCATTCTCAATAGCATTGTGCAGCCGAACAATTCCCACATACTCTTTGCCTGAAACAGACGGCAGAAGAGTAGTAAGTAGAGGCCAATCTTAATGTGTTTACATCACCATCAGGAAGTAAACATTCAGAGCAGGAAGGGGTTGGGCATACAAAGGATCTCACCTGCACTCTGCTGGGACTTGACCAGTCGTGTggctctgtccacacacacaatgAGGCAGCCTGTCACCTTGGGGTCCAGGGTGCCACTGTGGCCAGTCTTCTCCACTCGCAGGATACGTCGGATCCAGGCCACCACCTCATGAGAAGAGGGATTGGCAGGCTTGTCCAAGTTGATGAAGCCAGTCCTGAAAGTCACATGGATCGAGATGGGGTTTAGAGTGGAGCCAAATGAAATCAAACAATGCTTCAATATTTTTAAAAGGGCATCAGTTGTAGAGCCTAGAGATCGGACGATTATAATTTTCCAGCACCGATACCGAtcattggaggaccaaaaaaagctgatatcGAATAATTGGCcgatttttatatacatttgtaataatgacaattacaatactgaatgaacacttattgtAACTTAATATattacataaataaaatctacttcgtctcaaataaataatggaaCATGTTTGATTTGtcttaaataatgcaaaaactgtGTTTGataagtaaaagtgcaatatgtgccgtCTAAAAAAACTAATGTTTAAGATCCTCGCTCAGAACATGAGCATATGAAAGccggtggttcaatattcccagttaagaacgtttaggttgtagttattatgaCACGTCgactatctctctctataccacttgtatttcatatacctttgactattggaatttcctataggcactatagtattgccagcctaatctcaggagtcgataggcttgaagtcaaacagcGCTGTGCCTCAAGCATtactaagagctgctggcaaaacgcagtaAAGTGCTTGCACTGagcgcaagagaagtgacaatttccctagttaatattgcctgctaacactaatttcttttaactaaaaaCACAGGGTAAAAAAATACACTTCTGTGTGTTGGTGGTAAGTAAGGCGAggggtttatggttaggtacattcgtgaaACGAGTGTGGTTTTTCCAcaaatgcacttttgttaaatcatcacccgtcaatgataatcaatgcggtgcctgttaatttatatGCAGCGCAGGACAAGCTCGTTGACCTAGTGATATTATCAACCATGTGtatttaactagtgattatgttaagattgattgtttttttacaagataagtttaatgctagctagcaacttaccgtggctccttgcagccacagGGTCCTTTTGACACTGCACTCGCAGTTTCCTCGTGGACCGCAAtgtaatcggcatccaaaaaagATGATTACCGATCGCTATAACTTGAAATAGGCCGTAATTAAAATCGACCTCTAGTGGAGCCATCAGACAAGGGTGATAGATAAGGAGTCATCTTTGCATATAGTGCTAGTGCAATCTATTTACATTCATCATGTGGCTCCATAACTGTTTTTACAAGACTGAGCAAAAAAAGACCAAAAGTTACCTGACATAATCCTGAATGTTCCTCTTCAGGGGGTTGGAGCCATTTGGCAAGGGTGTGTAGTGAGCTGTCCTGATGTTGAGTTTGTCAAAATTCTGCATGACAAAATCAGTCAAGGGGGGAGATGATAGAATTAAGAATTTACCTTACAAATAACCAAATGTAACTGCATGAAGGGGATGTGATCAGGAGTTTACGCTCGTCTTAGTTGTGGCCGGTCCCTTAACCATTGCACCAGCACACCTGCCCCCAACGCAGTTAACCCCAGTAGAACACTGGGGCAAAAGCATAGAGTCAAGCCGCTGAACCCCCTGAGTCAAGAACAGACACAGGGGGCTACAAGGCCAGGGCCCAGCAGCACTCAGCGAATGGATAAACAAGTTCATCATTTCAAAAAAAACATCCTGCTTTTACAGATAGATGACAGGACAAGAGTAGGCAAACTCACTTTTAGCAGCAAAGGCCATTGAGATGTGTCCAGACTAGCAACTCTGGACTCTGGTTTGATGAGGAAATCTCCACTCTCCTGAATATCCTGTATGCCAAAAATGAGGAATTTAGGGAAAATGTACCCAGACGTTTATACAATTTCAATCTAACAGTGAACAAAGCTTGTAGCAACTGGTGCAAGACGTTTATACAATTTCAATCTAACAGTGAACAAAGCTTGTAGCAACTGGTGCATCAGTCAATTACTGTAAGGACTTACCCCAACGTCATCAACAGCAACTTTCTTTTCCTTCTTCTTCTGCTTTTTCGCAGAGTTCACTTGAAAGGGAAAAAACAAATGGATAATATTACACGTTTTGTTCCCTGACGTTTCCATACTGGATGATTCCCCTTAGTTTTCAACAGAAGTGCATTGTCAAGAAGAAACTTGTGCATAATGTATGCACTTCGTTGGATGTATACCCATGCACATCCCGTAAATACAACTAAACCCAATCGGAGGGTTGAGTTTACCAGGCTAATTGATAGATAGCTAATAACTGTCTCACCAGCATACCAACACTCGATTTGGCAACGCGCTCCCACGTGGCAGACACGACGGGCACGTGGTActttgtgtgaatgtgccttcACGGGTAAATTTTACCCAATTGTGTACGGTTTCCGCAGTTAGAGAAACGTGTATAACGACACATATACAACTCAGATATTGCAAGTAAACAAGTTAACTTAGTCGTTAATTAATATTAATGAAATCGCGGTACCGTTTCAGACCACGTGGCCACCATGCTTTCAGCGTCTGGAAGAAGCCTTTCGTGGCGTGTGATTATTAACAAAATGGCGTAACGCTAGCTAGCTATGATAAAAAAACGTTCCGAGGCTGCCGTCGAGCACGACTGTTACACAACATCGTGTACTTTGTTGATAGTTAGCTAACTTCGTCATTAGTTACTTGCCACCTAGAGATGTGTACAGTAGCCAACTAACGGTATTTAGTAACTACGTTACCTATGACGACTTAGTGGTTAAAGTTAGCTAGGCATCGTATCATCAGAATTCAGCACTATTGCAATACCATGATCCGGGAGTATACGCATGTAACTTAAACTAGATACATCAATTAATATACTGCTATAAGTGTAGCTAGTTTGATAACCACATGGTTTACGATGGGTCATGCTAAGTCAATGGGAACGTGGCCGCCTGTTTGATCATGCCTCAATGTTGGGTGCAGTGTTGCTAGTAGTATTTCACAATTTCCTAGTAAATAAACATATACAACAAAGAACTACAATTCCACAGCAGTTGTAGCTACTTTGAAATAAGATTGTACTGTTAGACTGTGCAAGGGCTACTTACTTTGTACGTCCGTCATCTTCGGTCTGCCGTGCAACTGACTTGAGACAACGTGTGTTCAATGGGATCCCGGATGGCACGGAACGTGCTCAGTACGCATGACTTTTAAAGAAAAGGCCATAGAGCCTCACCAAGCCTCGCGATAATTCATTCCAAATCCAACCAAACGAGAAAAAGTAGGTCGAACAGTGAGCGTCGTTTCAACAAATATGGTAGTATGTGTATTTCTATGCGCTCGAGAGACAACATAAAATAAATGTTCTGTTAACATGCTACCTTTATATATACACGATCTATGCATGACAACCAGATCAAATAACTAATCTGGGGCGCGTTCAGCAGGATTTAACGTTTTGGAACGTTCAACTAATTCAATGTAGATCAAACatgcctctctgacatgtagaTTTAAGGAATCACATCGGCTCTATATTCATGAGTTTGCTATCTGCGACGTTCGAGAACATTTTGCCAAGTTAACATGGCTCTGTAATTTCATTTTAATGCTGGATATGGCTTCAGAGATATGTATAACCAACTCCCTTGTTTTGTTTGGGCATGACTAAAAAAAAAAAGTCACCCAATAGAAATCAGGAAAAAAGGTgctgaaaaaaaaaatcacccaATTTATTTCATTAAGTAAACAAGGCAACATTTCCTAATACATTCATAAACAAAGGACTAGCAAAAGTACTTCAGAAATACTAGAAACGAATCCCTAAAACAAAGCCAAAAATGTAGTTAAACACCTCAATATGTTAAGTTCCAGTTCAAAAGATTGTTGTGACAAGAGCATAATGCATGTCAAATCCCAAACAGATCACAGTCCATTTTCTTGACTTCAACAAGTCTAACAATATCTCATGTAAAATATTTCTGGGTGGAGCATATTTTTAAAGTACAGTACAATTTAGTTCCGCATTAACAATATATAACTGCATTCATGCAGTGGAAATACTTGATTTCACTCAGTAAATGCTCATACCATAACAATTCTACAATACTTTTCGATCTCCTTAAACACGTCTGACTGATTGGGTGATGGTGCTTTATTTAAAGAACTTTGGTGTTGGCTGGAAAGGTTGAAGACTCAGGGTGGCTCTTCACTTAGGCGTGCAGACCCAAGGAGCGGGCAGTGTTCAGGAAGTCGTCTCTGGTCAGGTAGCAGCCACACAGTTGCCGCAGGCCTGTGAAGGACTCCCGGCCATGCAGGACACGCCAGTTATCAATGAAGAAAACCTTACAGAAAAAGAGGGAACATTTTTGTTTAAGATTTTGTAAGACTGCACCCATCACCTACAGCTTAATCCTGGTTTACAGTTAAGTGTGGGAAGCCCCCCCCCATGTCAATATCTCACTCAACTGATCAAGTGGTGCTAAATCCTTTGTCTCGATCAATGAAAAGGCAAATATTTTTCCTTACCTTTCCAGGCTTCAGTTTGATCCACAACTCATTCTCCGGCTTCCTCAGCTCTGTGGTCAACTCTCTGTGAGCCACATACCATCGCTTGACAATGTCATGGGGGATTGTGTTTATGACTGCACGGTCGTAGTTATTGTATCTGTAAGACACGTGACCAAACAGAAGGTGATACCATATTAATACTCAATATCAGATCATATAATTCATGACATTGATCTCAAAGGAGCTGGAATAACACAAGTTTCGCTGCGTATGAGCGCCAGATCCTGAGGCTTCTACTAAGAACCTTCCAAAGTGAGTTAATTTGTATTGATGGGTGTACAACATTGTAAGTTAATAGGTAACCAAGGCTGGTTAATGTAAGGTTGTATGGCCAATGACGTTGGAAGATATGTTTAAAGCAAGACATTCAGGGAGACATACACATCTCAAATTACAACAGACTGGTCATACCGGATCATGTACACCTCATTGTTCCAGGGATACACGTTGAGCACAGGGCCAATGCCGATCATGTGGTTATGGTGGTCGCTGACATTTTCAATGTACTCGTGCTTGATAGGAACCTGTGCTAGCAGCTCAAAGTTCTCAGGCGTCTTCTGGAGCACTTTGTCAGCAGAATAGAATCCATCTACAAGTAGTGTTCTTCCTCCTGTTCCCTCATGCCTAAGGCAATGGAACACTTGGATCCTGCAAGTAAAAGTCAATGGCATCAAAGTAAGTCACATGTTATTATGAAATGCCCAGTAGGTGGCTATTGCCCTGTCATTTGATGGGAGGCCAAGGGAGAGCTTAGTTTCATGTTGTACTATAGCTTATTTTATCAAGATGTCTGTGGCATAGCAATGTGTGTCTGGCTTGTGTCTTATCAGTTGAAGAGATTCTCCGGTACTTTTGTATACCTTTTAGCCAGTAGTTCAGAAAGTAGCGCTCACAAGCCAAAAGTGGTCCCAGAAAATGGCCTACCATATCACATATGTGCACCACATCATTGCTCTCGCtctgctgtgtgtgcgtgcgtctttCTAGCGGTCACTCAAATGGCGAAGGGCTAAatctcattggctagaactcaAATCGCTAGTAGCTGGCCCACATGGGGGAAAAAGCAGGGAAAATGACTTCCAGAAAACAGTccctttcaaactagggatttcgtgGCAAATTGAGATAAGACAGTAATGTATATATGAACTCCACATTGACATATTCAGCCCAAAGTGGGAGGTTTTAAAAAGACATACAAGTCACCAAAGCTCTGGAGCATGTCTTTAAAAAGTCAATGCTGGATCTGTTGTTACAACTGTCAATTTTTGTAACATCACTGTAATAGCCTAACACAATAACCTATATACATACACTGCCGTCGGCAAGTATTCAGACTGACGTTTTCCAGGTTACAGACTCattttaaaatagattaaattgtaccttttactgaggagtggcttctgtctggccactctatcataaaggtctaattggtggagtgctgcagaaatggttatccttctggaaggttctcccatctccacagaggaactctagagctctgtcagtgatcatcgggttcttggtcacctccctgaccaagggccttctcctccgattgctcaatttggccgagcagccagctctgggaagagtcttggtggttccaaacttcttccatttaagaataatggaggccgcTATTCTTGGGGACTTCAAAGCTGCAGAAGTGTTTTgtgacccttccccagatctgtgcctcgccacaatcctgtctcggagctctacggacaattccttctacctcgtggctttgtttttgctctgacatgaactgtcaactgtgggaccttatatagacaggtgtgtgcctttctaaatcatgtccaatcaattacatttaccacaggtggactccaatcaagttgtagaaacatcttaaagATTATcaaatgaaaacaggatgcacatgagctcaattttgcatctcatagcaaagggtctgaatacttatgtaaataaggtaggtttttaatttttaatacatgtgTCTTTATCTGAGGAATCTCAACCTAACCAATAGACAGATCAACATGTGTACTGCCTTGCTACTTTGACCTGACATGATTACTCCAATACAGTTCAAATAACACCCATGTATGTGTGAACATCTAAATACATACCCACATGGCTCCTGGAAGTATGAGGTGTCTGTATGACGGTCCAGTGCCAGTTTGGTGTAGGCAGTGTCTCCTCTGGAGAAATCGGATGTGAAGTTCCACATCTTGCCATACATAGTCTCCCTAGAAGGAAACAAAAATGAAAACAAAAAGTAGAGGAGTCAAAGGTGATACCTAAaacattacacagtacaataaCAATTCAAAACAAGATTATAATGGCAACTGTGATCCAAATAGTGAGTGATATTTTGTTTCTTGGGGGTGTCAGGAGGGCAGCAATTACTTCCGATAACCAAATATACTCACTGGACTAGAATAAGAAAATGCCCTCATCTGGCAACCACGAGCAATGCATTTCTCATAACACGCTGCTTCTTCCCTCCCTTCCATTCACCCCAAAGTAGAGTCCAGTACAAAGAGGGATTAGTGCGCTTGCTCAGGCGTTTGAAACTTCAAAACCCCACCACCTGCTGAGTCCTTAATGAACAGACCTGGTGGATTAATGAGGGCAAAGTACTTCTCCTTTCTCACTACACTGGCAGAGGAGACACTGTCAAAGTGCAACAATGCCCATTCTTTTGACAATAGCACCCTCCATTCCAACTGCAGAGAGAagtctgttgtgcatgttaacttGACAAACGCATCAAAGTTGATGTTAAGGAAACCAAAACCTTCTCTGTAGCACTGTTACTTTGCAAAACATAGAGTGTAAACAAGCCAACCCTGAGAAATATCAAGCTTCTTTAATGCCCTCCAAACATAGATATCTGGGGTGTTTATTCTTAATCCTTATTAAATAACTCCCCACTCTAAAACCATGCATCTTTTCTATGCATTGTGGTGGGTGGTATGCCCATTACCTTTAAGCCCCCTCAACCCCACTTCTCATTCCCTACCCCAGGGAATCACAGAGGGGCTTACTATACCTGATGAGGCTGACCCTCTGGGTAAGCGTCTCTGTGGCCTCAACAGTCGGCGGGACGCCCTCCACAAAAGCAATGCCGTACAGCAGAAAGCGCCCAAGGAACTTTTTCAGTTC
This region of Oncorhynchus masou masou isolate Uvic2021 chromosome 8, UVic_Omas_1.1, whole genome shotgun sequence genomic DNA includes:
- the LOC135544334 gene encoding trimethyllysine dioxygenase, mitochondrial-like isoform X2, with amino-acid sequence MHFAYVWLRDHCHSASCFNSKTNQRNLDTANVELNIRPANTRVDDENIFLTWPDGHVTRYNLSWLVQNSYEGQKQSAMQPHIIWNSDIYTSAKVPSANWDKFMSCDDELKKFLGRFLLYGIAFVEGVPPTVEATETLTQRVSLIRETMYGKMWNFTSDFSRGDTAYTKLALDRHTDTSYFQEPCGIQVFHCLRHEGTGGRTLLVDGFYSADKVLQKTPENFELLAQVPIKHEYIENVSDHHNHMIGIGPVLNVYPWNNEVYMIRYNNYDRAVINTIPHDIVKRWYVAHRELTTELRKPENELWIKLKPGKVFFIDNWRVLHGRESFTGLRQLCGCYLTRDDFLNTARSLGLHA
- the LOC135544330 gene encoding H/ACA ribonucleoprotein complex subunit DKC1-like → MTDVQMNSAKKQKKKEKKVAVDDVGDIQESGDFLIKPESRVASLDTSQWPLLLKNFDKLNIRTAHYTPLPNGSNPLKRNIQDYVRTGFINLDKPANPSSHEVVAWIRRILRVEKTGHSGTLDPKVTGCLIVCVDRATRLVKSQQSAGKEYVGIVRLHNAIENEHTLARGIETLTGALFQRPPLIAAVKRQLRVRTVYESKLIEYDPERRLGIFWVSCEAGTYIRTLCVHLGLLLGVGGQMQELRRVRSGVLGERDNLVTMHDVLDAQWQYDHNKDETYLRRVIYPLEKLLISHKRLVMKDSAVNAICYGAKIMLPGVLRYEDGIEINQDIVVITTKGEAICIATALMTTAVISTCDHGVVAKIKRVIMERDTYPRKWGLGPKASQKKMMIQKGLLDKHGKANGSTPSNWKEGYVDYSASKSKADGNGEAKRKREDSDSDAAAPSAPSTLSGEEKKEKKKKKKEKKQKLEADTEPAAETDGEVGESAKKKKKKKKKEAEAE
- the LOC135544334 gene encoding trimethyllysine dioxygenase, mitochondrial-like isoform X1, with translation MSLARMFCRLNGYLQPISKARAPLVSGFIRTQIEVRHWLHTVPQSTSCHWQLQEDSLELNYGGLVMHFAYVWLRDHCHSASCFNSKTNQRNLDTANVELNIRPANTRVDDENIFLTWPDGHVTRYNLSWLVQNSYEGQKQSAMQPHIIWNSDIYTSAKVPSANWDKFMSCDDELKKFLGRFLLYGIAFVEGVPPTVEATETLTQRVSLIRETMYGKMWNFTSDFSRGDTAYTKLALDRHTDTSYFQEPCGIQVFHCLRHEGTGGRTLLVDGFYSADKVLQKTPENFELLAQVPIKHEYIENVSDHHNHMIGIGPVLNVYPWNNEVYMIRYNNYDRAVINTIPHDIVKRWYVAHRELTTELRKPENELWIKLKPGKVFFIDNWRVLHGRESFTGLRQLCGCYLTRDDFLNTARSLGLHA